The DNA sequence GGGAGTTCCAGGACGACCCCGAGCGCATCGCGGCCACCGTCCTCGCCGGTCATCTCGCCGGATGGCAGCTCGCCGTCCACGCGATCGGCGACCGCGCGGTCGACCTCGCCCTGGACGCCCTGGAACGCGCCCAGCGCGTGCTGACCCGCCCGGGCGCCCGCCACCGCATCGAACACGCCGGACTGGTCCGCCCCGACCAGTTGCCCCGCTTCGCCGCGCTCGGGGTGACCGCCGTGGTCCAGCCCGCCTTCCTGTACTCCTTCGGCGACGACTACTCCGCCGTGATGGGTGCAAAACGGGCCCCGTGGATGTACCGGGGCCGCGCCTTCCTGGACCACGGGATCCCCCTGGTGAGCAGCTCCGACCGCCCGGTCACCGACGGGGCGCCGCTGCGGGCCGTGCAGTTCATGGTCGAGCGGGCCTCGTCGTCGGGCCTGCCGGTCGGCCCCGCGGAGGCGCTCACCGTCGAGGAGGCGCTGCGCGCCTGCACGGTCGCGGGGGCGTACGCCTGCCACTGGGAGGACAGCGCCGGCACCCTGGCCCCCGGCAAGCGCGCCGACCTCGTGGTCCTCGGCGACGACCCCCGGCGGGTGGACGTCTCGCGCATCGCCGCGATCGAGGTGGTGGCCACCGTCGTCGACGGCACGGTGGCGGCGGGCGCCCTGGCCTGACGGTCCCGGGACGCGGCCACGGCGTGGTGGCCACCGTCGTCGACGGCACCGTGGCGGCGGGCGTCCCGGCCGGTCACCTCGTCCCGTCGGCTCCGCTCGTGTCCGCGGCGCCGGACGGCCGCGATCAGCCCGGAGCCCCGTGCGCCGGGGCCGGCGCCTCCCGCGTCCCGGCCGGCCGGGCCCCGCCCGTCACCCCGGCGGGCGGGGACGCCAGCACCATCGGCCAGTCGTCGCAGGCCGCGATCACCTCGTCGAGCGGCGCGTCCGAGCCGGTGGTCCAGACGGCGGTCCCCTCGGAGAGCCCGACGGCGGCCTCCGGCACGTCCGCCGTCCGCACCCGCAGGATCACCACTGCCTCCCCGTCGGCGGCCGAACGGCCGGAGAAGCCGGCCGGGTCCACGTCAACCGCCCGCAGGACGCGCGGGTAGGCGACGACGGCGACCTCCAGCCCCTCCCCGTCGCGGGTGTGCTCGGCCCATCCGTCGGTGCGCGCCAGGCAGGCCCACCCGTCGGTCTCGTGGCAGTGGACGCCGAGCAGGGCCACCGCGCGCTCCCCGGGCGTGCCCCCGGGATCGACGACGAGGACGGCGGCGGGCACGCCGGGCTCGTCCGGGTCCAGACCGGTACGCACGTACAGGCGTGCCATCGCCACCTCCGGGTCGCAGCTGATCGGACACCAGTACACACCCCGCCACCGACAGTGCGGCGCCGGCCCGTCACCGGACGCGGCCGGCCGCGCCCCCGCGAGGACGCGGGCGGCCGGCGTCCGCCTACTCCGTGCGCAGGGCCGTCGCCGTCCTGGTCCTGGCGGCCCAGCCGGCGGGCAGCAGGGCGCCCAGGCCGGCGATGAGCAGGCCGCCGAGGGCGAGCGGGACCAGGGCCGCCCAGTCGTAGACGGCGATCACGGAACCGGGGAGGCCCAGGCCCACGCTCTCGCCCATCGCCGGGAGCACCCGGCCGTGCAGGGCGACGCCGAGCGGCACCCCCAGCACGCCCGCCGCCAGGCCGGTCACGGCGACCGAGGTGAGGACCATCGCGACGGTCTGACGGGGCGTCATGCCCAGCGCCTTGTGGACGCCGATCTCCCGGATCCGCTCCCGGGTGTCGAGGAGCACGCCGTTGAGCACACCGAGCGCGGCGACGGCGACGAGCATCAGGGTGAGGACCGCGGAGAGCGCGTTGAGCGTCACCACCATGTCGCTGCCGCCGTCGAGCCCGCCCGCCCGCGCGGTCGCCCCGAGCGGCGCGAGGTCGGCGCCGAGCGCGTCGACGTAGGCGTCGACGTCGGTGCCCGGTGCGACGGCGATGTGATGGCTGGTCTCCGTCAGATCGGGGCGGGCCGCCGCGAGCGTCGAGGCGTCGGTGAAGACCTGCATGCCCTCCTTGCGGGGGTCGAGGAGCTCGCCGACGATCCGGACGGTGACCGGCTCGGCCAGGCCGCCCAGGGTGAGGCTCCCGCCGATCCGGGTGCCGGTGGCGGCCAGCAGGGGGGTCGGGACGACGGCTTCGCCGGGCCCCTCGATCCAGCGGCCCGAGACCATCGTGTAGCCGCCCCAGGAGGCGTCGCCGGTGAAGGCGTGCACGTCGACGGTGCCGGTCAGGCCGGCGACGGTCGCCCGTACCGTCGCCGCGCTGTAGTGCCTGCCCGTCCCGGCGGCGGCCTCCACGGCCGCGGCGACGGCGGCGGGCGCGGCCCGGGGCGGCACACCGGCGCCCCCGTCCGTGCCGGGGCCGCCGGCGCCCGGCCCCCGGGAGCCGAAGTCCGGCGGGGGAGCGGGCACCACGACATCCGCGGCGTCGTGGGCCCTGGCCGCCATGACCTCGCCGAGCGAGGCGCCCATCCCCACCGTGAAGGTGACGGCCACGGTGCCGAACAGCACCGCCGTACCCATGGCCAGCGCCCGCGCCGGCCGCGCGAAGGGGCGGACCACCCCCAGGGCGACCGGCAGCGGCAGCGGCAGCCGCCCGGCGACGCGGGCCGCCCACCGGCCGTGCCCCGCCGGGGTGTGCCGCCCCACGGCGAGGGCGTCGACGGTGCGCAGCCGCCCGGCCCGCCGGGCACTCGCCCACGCCGTCGCGGCCACCAGAGCGAGCACCCCGGCGACCACCGCCGCGTCGACCCAGGGGGC is a window from the Streptomyces zhihengii genome containing:
- a CDS encoding ABC transporter permease, whose product is MSGLGTVVRSGTGRRRVQTLVIGLATMMAVAASVLGGTLLVISGAPFDDAFARQHGAHLSLQFDAAKVSAGRLAASRDAEGVSAAAGPFPTAVLTPRGDAGPAWPVTVAGRGDPGGVDRVALADGRWPARPGEIALSADAPLFAAPGTRIGFAGPAGAQELTVVGVGRSVTGTADAWVVPSQMPALTAPGTGGHQMLYRLADSGTAAGIAAGGRAVTRGLPAGAVAGEQSWLTVRKNAERDTALYVPFLMAFGLLGLVMSVLVVGNVVASAVGTGTRRIGILKAVGLTPAQVVRAYAAQALIPAAAGTVLGVLAGHLLAVPVLAEAGEVYGTSSPAVAPWVDAAVVAGVLALVAATAWASARRAGRLRTVDALAVGRHTPAGHGRWAARVAGRLPLPLPVALGVVRPFARPARALAMGTAVLFGTVAVTFTVGMGASLGEVMAARAHDAADVVVPAPPPDFGSRGPGAGGPGTDGGAGVPPRAAPAAVAAAVEAAAGTGRHYSAATVRATVAGLTGTVDVHAFTGDASWGGYTMVSGRWIEGPGEAVVPTPLLAATGTRIGGSLTLGGLAEPVTVRIVGELLDPRKEGMQVFTDASTLAAARPDLTETSHHIAVAPGTDVDAYVDALGADLAPLGATARAGGLDGGSDMVVTLNALSAVLTLMLVAVAALGVLNGVLLDTRERIREIGVHKALGMTPRQTVAMVLTSVAVTGLAAGVLGVPLGVALHGRVLPAMGESVGLGLPGSVIAVYDWAALVPLALGGLLIAGLGALLPAGWAARTRTATALRTE